The DNA window GCCGTAGATGTTCATATCGCGCGGGTAGAGCTGCAGGACGTGGACCTGTCGGTCTTCTCGTCCCCCGCCATGTCCGCCGGCGCCGGGCGTCTGCTCAGCTGAGTTCTGGGCGCTCATGCGAAGGCCTCCACTTCGGTGTATTCGCTCAGGTGCTTCCGCAGGGCGAGCATGGCGGTGTACGTGCAGAAGACGCGTTTGGGCTTCTCAGGCTCCGCCGCGATGAACTCGTCCAGCGCCTTCTTCAGGTCCGGCTCCACGGCGTCGAAGGGGACGGCGTCGTACTTCAGCCGCAGCGCCATGTCATAGGCACGCACGCCGGTCACCCTCGTCACCCCCTGCGCCCGCAGGCTCTCGAAGGAGACGTCCCACAGCCAGGACATGTCGCGGCCGTCGGCGTAGTTGTCATTGATGGCGATCATCGTGGAGACCCCCTCAGCGCTGAAGGAGCTCAGGCCCAGGCGGAAGCCGCTGGGGTTCTTCACCAGCACCAGGTCCAGAGGTTGGCCGTTGACCTGCAGGCTCTCCCCGCGCCCGAAGGCCGGCGAGACCCGGCTGAGCGCGTCGATCAGCGCCTCCTGGTCCACGCTCTCCCCCAGCGCCTGGCGCACCACAGCCAGCGCAGCCGCCGAGTTGAAGGTGTTGTAGGCGCCGTTGACGGTCAGCTGAGTGCTGACCTGTTCGCCACCGATGCGGTAGGTGCCCCCGTCGTCGGTGAGCTCCTCCAGCACGACGCCGGCCTCCGGCAGATCTGCGGCCTGGTTCGCCCCACTCTGGTGGAGATCATCGTCGCTGGGGAAGTGGCTGCGCAGCTGCTGGCTCAGCCCGAAGAAGCTGACCTCCTGGTCCTCCAGGGAATCAGCGATGGCTCGCACCCGGGCGTCCTCACGGTTCAGAGTCACGCCGTCGGTGGTGTGCTGAGCGATCGTGCGCAGCAGGCCCGCAGTGGTGTCGATCTCGCCGAAGCGGTCCAACTGATCACGCATGACGTTGAGCAGCAGCGAGTAGTTGGGCCGGACGGCCTTCACAAAGTGCACTGCGTGAGCCTCATCCAGCTCAAGGACCGCGATGTCGGCGTCGAGCTTGCCGCTCAGAGACACCTCGCCCAGGATGGAGGCGACCACCCCGCGGGTGAAGTTGCTGCCCGAACGGTTGGTGAAGACCTTCAGCCCCTGACCCTCCAGGAGCTCCACCACCATCTTGGTGGTGGTGGTCTTGCCGTTGGTTCCGCTGACCACGATGACCCCGCGCGGCAGCCGCCTGAGGGTGCGCGCCAGGAAGTTCTTGTCGAGCTTCTCCACCACCAGGCCCGGGAAGGCCGAGCCTCCCCCGCCGCGGATCCTGCTGATTCCGCGCGCGGCCTTGCCGATCAGTACCGAAAGCATGGGTTCAACGGTATCGCAGGCTTCTGAGGGCAGAAGAAAAGGACCCGCAGGGTGCGGGTCCTTTTCTCCTGACGCGGGAGCGACGACGTCTCAGGTAGCCGGCTTGGGCTCCGGGACGTTCTTGCTCTTGGCTTCCTCCGCCGGCTGGGCGTTGACGTTCGCAGTGCCGTTCTTGGGCTCTGCGGCCGGCGTCTCAGCGGGCTTGGCCGCCGTGGACTTCGCCGGAGTCGGTGCGGAGACCGGCTCGGGCTTCTTCCACGGGTCCTCCACCGGCTGAGAGGCGCGCCACGCGGCGACACCGGCCGTCACACCAGCAGCGACCAGACCGAAGATCAGCAGGCCCTTCTTGCGGGACTTGGACTTCTGCTGCTTCTTCAGAGCCTTGGAAGCGTCCTTGGCGTACTGCTCGGACTGCTTGCGCAGCTTCTTGACGATCTTCTTATCGCCGGTGGCCTTGATCAGAGCCTTCTCCACACGGGGATCGACCTCAGCCTTGTGGATCAGCTTGGCCGTCCTGTCCGCGTAGCCGCCGAGCTTGGCGCTGGCGGCGGGCACGACCTCGTTCTTCACCCGCGTCTGAGTGTGCTCATACTTCTTGCGGGCCTTCTCCACCTCAGCTTTGGCGCCCTTGGGCAGCTTGTCGTACTGAGCCGCCACGCCGTCACCTGCCAGGGAGGAGAGCTGCTTGATCTTCTCGCCAGCCACAGATGCACCGTCACTCACCGCGCCGAAGGCACGGGAAGAGGCATCTTGAACCTTCGGAGCGTTCGTGCGGTAGGCGCCTTCCGCCCAGTCGGCGGCCGCGCCCAGCTTGGGGGCAGTCCAGTCGCGGGCGGTGTCGACGCCGGCAAGCACTTTGTGCTCCCAACTGTGGCTCGGTTTCTTCTTCTTACCGAACATGCGTGTCCTCCGAATCAGGATCGTTTGCTCTCCTTAGCCTACGTCTTATGCCCCCTCACCTGCTATGGCACGCCGAGCTGTATTGCATCGGAGCTCTCCACCAGCGGCGTCGGGGGTTCTGGTGAGGCTGTTCCCGCCCGACGTCGGATCCCGCCCGGCGTCGGATCCCGCCCGGCGTCGGATCCCGCCCGGCGTCGGATCCCGCCCGGCGTCGCATCGTGCCCGGCGTCGGAGGAGGTCTCGTGGAAGAATGGCAGCTATGACTGCTATCGCAACGCATCAGGCAACGATCAAGACCAACCAGGGCGACATCGTCGTCGAGCTCTACGGCAACCACGCTCCCAAGACTGTGGAGAACTTCGTGGGCCTGGCCACCGGCTCCATCACCTGGAAGCACCCGGAGACCGGCGAGGAGAAGGTGAACACTCCCCTCTACGACGGCACGGTCTTCCACCGCATCATCAAGGACTTCATGATCCAGGGCGGCGACCCGCTCGGCCTGGGCGTGGGCGGCCCCGGCTACCAGTTCGGCGACGAGATCCACCCCGAGCTGGACTTCACCGAGCCGCATAAGCTCGCGATGGCCAACGCCGGCCCGGGCACCAACGGTTCCCAGTTCTTCATCACCTCGGTGCCCACCACCTGGCTGCAGGGCAAGCACACCATCTTCGGTGCGGTGAAGGACGAGGAGTCCAAGAAGGTCGTGGACGCGCTGAACTCGGTCAAGACCGACATGCGCGACCGTCCCGCAGAGGACGTGGTCATCTCGACCATCGAGATCACCGAGCTGTGACACTCCCTCTGTGAACACCTGCGCGAACCACCCGGACAGGCCGGCCCACATCCAGTGCCAACGCTGTGATCGGCCGGTCTGTCCGCAGTGTCAGCAGCAGGCCGCAGTGGGCTTCCACTGCCCCCAATGCGTCCAGGAGGCCCGACGACGCCGGCCCGCCTCCCGCACGCAGTTCGGCGCACCGGTCCGCGCCGACCAGCGGCCGCTGGTCACCTGGACCGTGATCGGACTCTGCGTGGTGCTCTATGCGCTGCAGATCCTCCCCCAGTACCTGGGCGCCGCCGGTGCACGGCTGCCCGATCTCACGCAATACTTCTCCTACGCACCACTGCACACCTCTGAGCACCCGCTCTACCCCGTGGAGCTCTGGCGCATGCTCACCTCAGCGCTGGTGCATTCACCGTCGAACGCCGCACACCTGCTCTTCAACATGGTGGCGCTGTGGTTCATCGGACGTGTGCTGGAGCCGGCGATCGGTCGGTGGCGCTACATCGCCCTGCTGGTGCTCTCTGCCTTGGGCGGCTCTGTGGCGGTCATGTATCTCAGCGACCCGACGGTCCCCACGCTGGGCGCCTCCGGAGCGGTGTTCGGGCTCTTCGGCGCCCTGTTCGTCCTGCTGCGTGCCTCCGGCAGCCAGAGCGGCGGCGTGATCGTCCTGGTGGGCATCAACATGCTGATCAGCTTCACCGTGCCGAACATCTCCTGGCAGGGCCACCTCGGCGGGCTCGTGGTCGGCCTGCTGTGCGCACTGGTCATCGCGAAGGTCCCCCGCGGGAAGAACCGCTCTCTGCTGCAGGGCCTCGGCCTGGGCGCCGTCTTCCTGGCCCTGGTCGCGCTGATCGCAGTGGGCATCCCCCTGGTGGACATCTACGGCTCCTGAACGGGTCTGGGCGATGGGCCGATCTGAACTATGAAGACTGAGCGCTGAAGACTGAGCGCTGAGTGCCTCTCCCCCGCCATCCTGAGTCTCTGACGCCGCAGCCTTGGGCCTCTGTCACCGCAGCCTTGATCAGATACGCGCGGTATTCCGCTGAAATCCAGGCCGATAGCGCGCGCATCTGATCAAGCCTTCGCTCCTGCACCACGGGCAACAGACCTCGCCGTGGAGGCTTCAGCAGACTCCGGTGCCTGGCGAGCCCATAGCCGCCTTCCAGGCGACGGTATCTGCGGACGCCCGTCCGCACTCTTCCACGTCGCCGCCGGACGACCAGCCCTCCCATCTGCTGTGCAGTCTCCTCCTCTGACCCCTCTCGGCCACAGGGCCGGGCCGCGGCGACGGTGATCGCCCTGGCTCAGCGCTGGGGGCAAGTCATTGGTCCGCAGGAGCCCCGTACCGTTTTCCCCAGGGTTTATCCACAGTGTGGATAAACAACACATGTGTGTTTCCCAAGGTCAGAGCGATTTCCACAGGTAACTGTGGACTTAAGGGGGTTCTGGGGATAACAAGGTGTGTAGAACTGTGGAGCTTATTCACAGGGGGTCGCCGCGGGTCTACGAGCGTAGATCTGCCGTCTTCTCAGTTGGTGTCACAGGGCAAGGCTCGTGCCCGCCGTGCGGCGGGGCGTCATGCGGCGCTGTGCGCGGCTAAGCAGCGGGACTGTGCCGTGCGGGGCGGTGCCCCGCCGGGACAGGCCGCCGAGGGCGCCGTCGGGACGCCCGGCGTCGGACTGCGGTATGCAGGACTGCGGCCGGTCCCGCTGCGTTGTTTGGGCGAAGAGTTGCCGTCTCAGGCCCCAGAAGCCGCTGAGACGGCAACTCTTCGCCCAAACAACGGGGGTTGGGGAGCGCTAGAGGGGCAGCGGGGAGGAGGGGCTGTGAGCGGCTCTCAGGCTCCGCACACGTACCTCCTGCGGCGTAACAGCCCACACCTTCATCGAGGTCCCCTCTTCAGGCATATCCCGACGCTCAGGAGGCGCTCTCAGGAAGCTGATATCCCTGAAACGCGGACGCCGATGCAGGGAGGGGAAGAGAAAGGCGCCAGATACAAAGAAGGACCTGCTCCACGGGGGAGCAGGTCCTTCTTTCTTCTCTGTGGAGCCTAGGAGACTCGAACTCCTGACATCCTGCTTGCAAAGCAGGCGCTCTACCAACTGAGCTAAGGCCCCGTGAGGTATTCATTCTAGACCGTGTCAGTCGCCTGAGACCAAATTCCTCGGGTCTCTTCCGCCTTCCGCCATTCGCGGTAGGCCAGAATTCCGGCGACTGTCAGAGCAGCCATGGCGAGACGCTTCATGCTTCTCCCTCCACAGGCTGCCTGTCGGTCGTGGGCGTACGAGGACTTGAACCTCGGACCTCATCGTTATCAGCGATGCGCTCTAACCGCCTGAGCTATACGCCCTCATACCTCTTCAAGGAGTGCCGCGCCTCAGCGCGACCCCTAAACATTACACCGACTGTTCACCCATCAGCAAATCGAGCTCTCAGAACAGCTCAGTCGTCGGTCAGGGTGACACCGATGCCGCCCACCAGGGAGGCCGAGAGGTTGTAGAGCACTGCCCCGAGCATGGAGAGCACGGTCAGCAGCACCACGTTGATCACCGCGATGATCGTGGCGAAGGAGGCGATCTGCCCCAGCGTCACCATCTCTTCAACGCGGAAGCCGTCATCGCCCTCAGTGCCGAGGACCTGGCCGAGCAGGTCGTTGATCTGGGCGAAGATACCGGTCAGATCCATGACGGACCACACCATCACCGCGCAGACCACTGTCATGATGCCCAGCGCCACGGAGAGCAGGAAGCTCATCTTCAGC is part of the Nesterenkonia lacusekhoensis genome and encodes:
- a CDS encoding Mur ligase family protein, which codes for MLSVLIGKAARGISRIRGGGGSAFPGLVVEKLDKNFLARTLRRLPRGVIVVSGTNGKTTTTKMVVELLEGQGLKVFTNRSGSNFTRGVVASILGEVSLSGKLDADIAVLELDEAHAVHFVKAVRPNYSLLLNVMRDQLDRFGEIDTTAGLLRTIAQHTTDGVTLNREDARVRAIADSLEDQEVSFFGLSQQLRSHFPSDDDLHQSGANQAADLPEAGVVLEELTDDGGTYRIGGEQVSTQLTVNGAYNTFNSAAALAVVRQALGESVDQEALIDALSRVSPAFGRGESLQVNGQPLDLVLVKNPSGFRLGLSSFSAEGVSTMIAINDNYADGRDMSWLWDVSFESLRAQGVTRVTGVRAYDMALRLKYDAVPFDAVEPDLKKALDEFIAAEPEKPKRVFCTYTAMLALRKHLSEYTEVEAFA
- a CDS encoding peptidylprolyl isomerase; this translates as MTAIATHQATIKTNQGDIVVELYGNHAPKTVENFVGLATGSITWKHPETGEEKVNTPLYDGTVFHRIIKDFMIQGGDPLGLGVGGPGYQFGDEIHPELDFTEPHKLAMANAGPGTNGSQFFITSVPTTWLQGKHTIFGAVKDEESKKVVDALNSVKTDMRDRPAEDVVISTIEITEL
- a CDS encoding rhomboid family intramembrane serine protease, which codes for MNTCANHPDRPAHIQCQRCDRPVCPQCQQQAAVGFHCPQCVQEARRRRPASRTQFGAPVRADQRPLVTWTVIGLCVVLYALQILPQYLGAAGARLPDLTQYFSYAPLHTSEHPLYPVELWRMLTSALVHSPSNAAHLLFNMVALWFIGRVLEPAIGRWRYIALLVLSALGGSVAVMYLSDPTVPTLGASGAVFGLFGALFVLLRASGSQSGGVIVLVGINMLISFTVPNISWQGHLGGLVVGLLCALVIAKVPRGKNRSLLQGLGLGAVFLALVALIAVGIPLVDIYGS
- a CDS encoding DLW-39 family protein, with amino-acid sequence MKRLAMAALTVAGILAYREWRKAEETRGIWSQATDTV